The Scomber scombrus chromosome 19, fScoSco1.1, whole genome shotgun sequence DNA window TCCACCACTGTCCGACACAGAGCCTTAGCGATGCCCATCCCGCGGTGGCTGCGGCGCACCGACATGCGTTTCAGCTCCAAGCACTCGGGCGCCCTCTCCGCAGGAAGGCAAGCCACCGTGCCGACCACCTGACCCTCGCTTTCCGCCACCCAAAAAAACGAGTCCTTCTGCTTCAGGTAGGTGTCGCCGATGCTGTTGAGGTCCTTCTTGAGGGACGTGTCGATGTATCTGTTGAACATGTAGGCGACAAACTGCCGGGACGCGGCCAGGAGGAGGGTGACGGCGAGGATGGGCAGCAGGAAGGATTTGGAGCTGGTCAAGAGGGCGCAGAACGTGATCATGAGCACCATCTGGGTCAGAGGCTGTTTCAGGAGGTGCATGAAGGACGAAGGCACGTGCTCGCTCATCCCCAGGGTGAAGATCTCCTTCACGGCCTCGGCGTCTTCATCCCGATACTTCCGGATTTGGATGTTCTCCATGGCTCAGCTCTGAATACAACAAGAGGTGACAACAAGATTTTGTGAGAGATCAATCATGTTCTTTATCCTCTTACAATGTGTTGAATAGAGCTGCGATGATGAGTCgacagaaaatgtatctttaaCTATTATAATAACTGaataacattaatatttgtTGGTTTCAGCTGCTCAAAAGTAATAATTTCTTTGCCGTAAATGATATTTAACttaatatatttgagttttggacAGTCGGTTGGACAATATTTGAGAATATACCTCCTGATACAGACTCCTTCGTGGATTAGATGCAAAACAGTGCTGCAAccctttaaaatatgtttcaggGATGATCTAAATTGGATCAATTCTGGTCCTCTTTCTTTGATTTATTctctaaaatatatttttttaaacaaatctcTCCTTGTCCCCTTACCGCTATTTTTGGTGTGACCTCATAAACCACTCATCATCAACATAAGGATATTATTACTAAACTGGAAGAACGCTGCTCCTCCTGCCCACACTCATCTTATCAGTAATATCACGTCTAATCTCAGGCTAGAAAAGATCAGATAAAACATCAACAGTGCATAGAATAGTTTTATTAAATTCGTAAACCAATTAGATGGGCTACAATTGGActgataaatataataactatcCAACAGATTCATTTCACCCCCACCCTGGTGTAAAGTGCAGCTGGACACTCCCAGCccttcccttttcttttgtgtgtgtgtgtgtgtgtgtgtgtgtgtgtgtgtgtgtgtgtgtgtgtgtgtgtgtgtgtgtgtgtgtgtgtgtgtgtgtgtgtgacatgttttctgcttttctgttaGTTTACTTCTTGATTGTCTCTTTATTTGAGTGTGCTAAATTCACACGTTTTCTTATATTTCAACTCATACATACTCATTTATAGAACATCTTATTTCTCTATCTGCCTCTTACTGTGGATGTTGATGTGCAATCCAAGTCTACTCTAATTGCAGCTTTAGGAAACTCAAGTTGCCCTACTTTATACAAACAATATAATTTATGGTAAGTTGAGGTTTTTGAGATTGATGATACAactatttgaaacatttgaaagcTTTAAATTGTAGTATAATTACTCAGATCCTGTATTAAGAGTACAGTTTATAAGGAACTGAAATTAGACAAGTTTTGTAATAATTTACCTTCACTTCCCTTTATTAAAAGAGGAAAACGCTGCACAGTTAAATCTATTGATCTGACAGCTAAACAGtacacatttgaatattttacatgCAAAATAAATAGTTCAGCCAATATTAGTTTATCACAACATTTTCACAGGAGACATTTTAACGTGTCACAATGTGAAAAGCAAAGGCAATTGATTTTCTGAATCAGAAAATCAATTAACTGAAATCCACTGTAACAAGTCAAATAATCTGCCATGAAAAAGAGACCAGTGGTGGAATTTAACCAATTATAtttactaaagtaaagtaaagtacttttagtttacttgattttttctattttatgccACTTTATACTTCTATTGCACTACATTTTGATgacaaatattgtactttctactccattGTAGTTATCGTGGAGCTTTAGTTATTAATTATTTTGCAGATTCAGATTATCaagacaaaaatataataataataataataataataataataataataataataataatgaaatatataaatatttgaacCTGTCcattttagaaaataataagacatctactttattttacttatttgaagcttcatattagcttcagataaacttttaaatacattttttgcacagaaggaaagtgtggattttgtcacccatcacttacactgtaagATGTAATGGTTAGTATGAACAGTAAGAagttttatctttactttttatctaattgttgtttaaagacacacttttaaaaaaaaactgtgaatgtgTCCTTTAAGCAGAACTATTTCCGTGTAGTCTGGTGCTTTGTGTCCATATTATTAACTCTATCGTAAACAACACAGAACAATCATGTATAAACACCCTGGAAATATCACAAAGGAGCCAATAAGTGACAGTAAACACATCATCATTAAAGTATTAACTCTATATCCTGGATTTCTTTAATAGTTTCACCTCCGATCAGAACAATGACCCTCAAACTAGCAACAAACTACAAAATCACTGAGAGTCATGTGAGAATCTGTCTTAATGGTTTTAACCACCGTGTCACTCATTATGTGGAGTGAAATCGTTTTATATTCACTCAAAAGGTATCTTAAAGAAAATCTACATGATGATTAAAAGGAGCTAACAGCAGCTAGCATCAGTGCTTAGCCTCGCAAAGCTGCCAAACATTTGAGTCTCATTTGCTCTTTGAGATTTTATGAAGGTTTAAAGATGATATATATAAACAAACTCGACTTACCTGTGTTGTATTAAGGAGTTTGAAGAGTGTGAGTGtgctgagagcagcagagatgtTTATAAGCTgcctttcattttgtttatccCCTCATGGTTATGGTGCGTTCAAGCCACGTCACCAGGGTGGGGAAAACCAACACTTCCCGTTATGCTAGTGTTAGTTTTAACgagatgttttctctctctttttttattatattgctGCCATTTTGCCACAAGTTCGTTAAAAGTGGAAGATATCGTGACTAGATTTGTTAAGATACATAGAAAGCTCATGTGAAGTTTCTTTCCTACTCGGCTGTTCATAATTTCACCACAAATACAGATTAATACGAAATAAGTATGTTACCTGAACGCGGCAGGACAACCCCTTGTTAGTTGTGGATTTCCTCCCACATGATGAAATGTCAGCAGttaatttttttaagaaatgtcaAATATTACTTATCCCAACTCTACAACTTCATTATACTATGATGCATGATTAATAAGTGACAGACCCTGTGTATGTTTTACTATCTTGACAGTTAGGATTTTGTTAGGACCATGTACAAATAATTAATCAGTGACTCACTATGAGTGTTTCCCAATATTTTTAGCTTATGACCCcttaaaacaaaccaaatgtCCACTTACTATCCTTCGTCACAGTTGTATGTCTGCCGGTTGTGATCAGTTCAACCAAAAAGCcctgtttttctgttgtatttaaatatttttcagaaACTCAATAAGGTGAAATTTTCCAGTAAttcacaaaagaaaaactgacaataaaggaacatttaaacaaacatacTTTTTTGTTGCAGAAAGTTGttgttacttctttttttttttcttcaatcttGACAATCATCTTGTGACCCATCAGATTCCTCTTGTGACCCATCAGATTCCTCTTGTGACCCCTTGTGGGTGTTTCAGTATGGAACAATGTAACACAACACTATGCATGTCATGAAAATAGCCCATTGTTAGCAATGGCATTATCTGAATGAGTTATaacaactaaattaaaaacagaatttaaaaaaaaaaagagagagaggttcTGCAAATAACCAGCTGTATTTGTATAGAAAAAGTGGTttgcatacaaatacacaaaacacagtaaaagCTGTAGAGTAAATAGGTCAAAGGTCCAAGTTCAATCctgaaaaatgcacaaatattaTTGCTCCATTTGAATATCTGATAAGGTTTTATCTATAGTCTTTAGTATCTAATATAGCCCATTTTGGTTCATTTACTAACATTAATGTCTAACAGAGGCCATAGATGTACTGTAAATAAACCCTCAGGCAAAAATAATGTTACCAAAACTCTAACAATGAAAACCTTTGTGTATGACAAGCACGAGTTTGGCACAAATACAGCCAGATTTGTGGAATCTGAATTTGGTACAAAGTTCTTCAAAGTTCATGTCATGTGTGCTCATTGTGGtgatttttgttatatttgtttccTACAGGGACAAAACAGTAAGATGAATCAGTCCCAGTTTCGAAGTTTCCCTTTATAAGTGTCTGAAAATGTGGCAGTAAAAgtatacagacaaaaaaaacccagctatACAGCCTCAAAAAGGACACAGTGAAGGTCACAAACTGCTGCCATTACAGGCAAAACATTTACTGTTGTCACAATAACACACATTGTGGTAGTTCACACTACAGCACCAATGATTCAGAATAAATGTAGAGTGTTTCACAATATATGAagactgaaaaaataatttattgtctccttaaaacaaattttactaGATTTCATACATCAAATGATTGTAaagattttcccttttttttaaatgaagtaaacatTCCTCTACACCGATCAGCCACGACTTTAAAACCACCTGCGTAATTATAGGTCCGTCCTTGTGCTGCCAAAATAGCTCTGACCCATCGAGGCATGGACTCCACTAGACCTCTGAAGGTGTCCTCTGGTATCTGGCACCAAGACATTAGCAGCAGATCCTCCTGGAGGTGGCGTGGTCGGGCCTCCGTGGATCAGACTTGTTTTTGCAGCACATCCCTCAGATGCTCGATTGGATTGAGATCTCGGGAGTTTGGAGGCTGAGGTAACACCTTGAAGTCTTTGTCATGTACCAGAAATGAGTTGTGAAAAATTTTAGCAGTTTTGCAGGGTGCAGTTGCCATGAATGGGAGTACTTGGTCTGCAATGTTTAGGTAGGTGATACATTAACATCTACATGAACATCAGGACTCTTCCTATACTGCATCCTGGTGCCATCTCTTCCCCAAgtaaacaatacacacacacgctactGTCCACATGATGTCAATGAAAACGTGATTCAACAGACCGAGCCACTTTCTTCCATTGCTCCACACTCCCTATTCTGAAACTCACATTCCCAATTATAGGCGCTTTCGGTGGCGGACAAAGGTCACCGTGACCGGTTTGTGACTATGCAGAATGCATTACAGTTCGTGTTTTTGCATagcataaataaaaactgtgatGAACTCTGTGCCACCTGAATAACTTTTTCAGCAGTTTGTGCTACAGTAGCTCTTCTGTTAGGATCGGACTACATGGACTAGCCTTCACTCACCAAGCACATCAATGAGCCTTGGGAGCCCATGAACCTGTCAGAGGTTCACCGATTGGACCATTTTTTGTGGGTTCTGACCACTACGTAACGGGAAGACCCCACAAGACCTGATGTTTTGGAGATGCTCTGACCATGCCCGTCCCTTTACAGGTGCTATTGTAACCAGATAATCAATGTTATTCACTTCacctgtcagtggttttaatgttgtggCTGATCGGTGTATATTGATAGTCaaaagatatgaaaacatttaatttcttcAAACATATAGTTTTGTTTGTACAAAACATTCACTTAACATTCACTTTCCCACTCAGCCAAGCGGTGAGCAGAAACAGAAGCAGCTCATAACTACTTTTTAATACcagtttgtgtttctctgtctccttccaTCTATCCCAGGTTGATCTCTCCTGCAAACATGGTGATCAGCAGTATGATGGTGAACCCGGTGAGCAGTCCTGCATTCTGGATCAGGAAGAAGATTATCTTTTCGGACCTTTTTGTCTGTTCCTTTGCTATGTTGTCCATCTCTGGAAACTGAGAAGAAGAACGACAATCAGATATCTGTCTGATGGGTTACACTGAAGTTATTGTTCAACAGAAGTAATAATGGAATATGGGAAGTAATAATATTCAAGAAGGAAGTGTGAATTGGTCGGTTTGTGATGCcagaataaatatgtttgtaagaCTGTGATGTAAGAAAAGACCTGTGAGAGTCTGTGCTCTCATTATTTGATTGCTGATGTTGGCCTGACGGGGGTCAAAGTTTCAAACTTAGAAGATCATATgacatgtgattttttttgtttttcaaattataaatgttataaaagtATTATAAAAGTATTATGTAAGTATTGCCAGTGAGACCAAAGCATAAAAAGTTTGTTCACGAATTCAGAATGTTTACCTGGCCTCATTTGCACAGATTTGACCACTGGAACTTTTTTATCTATTGTTTGTCTTTGGATCTTCAGTTCTGCTTCGGACTGAACTCAGAACTCCCCAGAGACTCCAGTTCTCTCTGTTATTTCCCTAAAACACCCCCCTTTCCTTCTTGTAACTGCATGTTCATGAATAGATAATAGATAGTAAATAGATTCATGAAGCTCtgggaaacacacaaacatttcgCTCAATAcaccttttttctctgtgtcatAGACCTCTTTATGTGCCCAAAGAGTGACACATTGCTTTGTTACCATGAAAGTGGAggctgtagttttttttttattattgtgttttttgggaatgtttgcctttatttgaaagtagctGGCATAGGGGCCGACAGGAAgcatggagagagaggggaatgacatgcagcaaaggtccagGGGAAGTTTATTTGACTAAACCCACTTATATCGGTTGTAGGTATATGTTTTCACTTGGGCTGCACATATTGCGTCACTTGCATTGATTGACACATGAGTGTGGTCTCTTTTATTTTAGCTGTTCACTTGGGTGGCGGTGGGAGTTTTGGACAAAGGGAGTTAGTAGAGCtctgatattttctgttgtcTGTATTCTCACAATTGGATCACATCAGGTATTATGTGATATTGTTGTGCAACAGCTGTCATTCAATAAACATCACAAGTCTCTCagctgccttttaaaaaaaaaaagtagttgcTACATCAGTCGAGTCTCCAAATTATTCATTAGAGAACCttatgtgtattaatccacggGTGAAAATAGACCCACAAAAATGCACTATTTACTTTTGTTTGAGTGTTATTTACTAAAAACTATACAGTGCTCAGCTGTTATAGTTTTAAAAGAGTTTAGTAAGAACCAACAGACCTGCAGCTGAGTGCCACAGAAAGTTAACGGAAGTCAGAAAATACTGAGAGACCGACTAGTACATTCTTGGTTTTGATGTCTTAAtgggaaatatatatattaataccAGTCTTATCCTTTAAACACAAAGGTGAGCGACTGCACAACCACACAAAtagtataaaaacataaattttTGTCATGTACAGTGTCCTCACGTCATGCACTGAAACTCACCATGTCTGCCAGCGCAATGTACAGGAACATTCCTCCTGCGATGGCAAAGATTGCGTTGGGGGCAAAGTTGCTCCCGAGTAGGATACCAAGCACGAGGCCTACGTAACACGACACCGCTGACAACAAGTTGAAAAATATGGCTTGTGGGACGGTCATACCAGCGTTCAGCAGGATCACAAAGTCACCTGCAGGGggacaacaacaaaatacaagTTTTTACACAATAATGGGAGCAATTGAATTGATAGTGCTTGAGTTTATTTTCCTCTTGTACATCTGAAGACTACTGATGATAATTTTgctctataaaaaaaaaagtttatgatGAAACCAATTGTTTAAAAGTGCTTCCACTACCTGctttttcacttctttaaatCATGGGGACTTCTGCTTGGTTTTTGTTGATACTTCATTAGTTTTTCTACGATATATTTTAAGGCTGTattttgtgctgctgttgtattggactactttatatttaaaggtgtttttatcattttgtccGGCTTGTTTTCATATATGAAGAAGCAAAACATTCAGATTTATAAGCTTCACAGATGTAGTATTTATTACAGGACTGTTGCAGTGTCATTGCCTAACACATGAGGTAGAAACACACTATATCCAGAGTTACCGTATTGATGCAGTTCCGCAGCTTGTCAGTAGAGGGCGATAAAGATTAAAGATTCTTAATGGTTATTTTAGTTCAAGTGAAAAGATACAACCAGTTTTCCTCTTTAATTTccctttaaccctttgtaggtcagcTCAACCGTTTGGTAGAGCTCACTTTGagtcatgatatctggtcaaagACAAAATCTTTTTAACCCAAACTTTTTGGGCAATCTACATCACTTGTATGAGGAatgtaatgcacaaaaagaCCATCAGATTGGGTTATGGTTGCTAGATACAGGTCGTGCTAGTGTATAaacaaagaataacacaaatcactgttgACATAAGAGATCCTGcttgagacatttttgaagttgagtttcattttttcatcttgtacatgaacagaatgaatctctaacatgttttttaaaaaggttttgaacaaatgaggtctgaaTGAGGtttgtagaggtctgtaaaacataacattgagggtcaatgagaaaaaaataatccatgttttatgttggcctaaaagaggtaggaaaagcaaagcaattattttttaaatagcactttattggtgtgacctacaaagggttaagtATTTAAGGTTATGTATAGATCGCAAACACATATTCAGTGCTGTGTTGTTCCTGCTCTTCATTGGGGGTATGATACATTTATAATGAGTGAGATATTCAGTCCTTATGATGGACTGCACCCAAGACTGCACCATTCCTTCAAATAGAAATGCTCTAGATATCTTGTGTTGCATTTCTGATACACATTTCCCCAAAATTCAGCTTGAAAGTTTCCAATAAAGTTCTGTGGGTTTGAACAATGTTTGGCTCCACAGTGTGAGTTTGTACTGTCTGACCTACCAGAGGGCCAATGGGGTTGAAGAGGTAAAACGTTTGCTCATCACTCACCCAGCTCATGGGGAAACTCCTCACATACTATGGCGGTGGACGTGCTGAACCCTGTCAGTACCGACACCGTGAACGAGGCGCCGATAGCCAGGCCATCGATGAAGTTATGCAACGCGTCGCTCAGAGTGATCATCCACGCCACCGTCTTGATGTTGCTGACATGTTTCCCGCGCAGCCAATGACACATAACGTTCGACACCTGGACTTCCTGGAAGAGTTTTAAGAATCATAAAGTTTGAGGGTGCAAGGCTCATGCTACTGTTTGACTATTTCAAAGAAAAGTCAAATGTAAACAATGGAATATGTGGACTTAGTGATTCACAATGATAACATGCAAGGATAACTGTATGTTTAAAACCCAAAGTTCAAATcactcagaaaaagaaaaaaaaacatttttactccTGGCATCAGTGTCTTGTTAAAGCATTTTCTCTTTCGATATTACATTACGTTAAAGCTACAAAAGACTGAAGCTAATTATTAACTCTTTTTTAACTTCCGcttctgtattttttataatcTACTTTCCACCTTAATAGCTCAaattaacaaaacacaacagatcCGGAGTGATAGACCACAGGAAATACTTTTTCCTAAATGGATGTGCATTAGATCTCTTCAATGACAAATATAATGGCACATGTGTCGTTAATGGGAAACATGAGAACAGGCGGACATAAACAAAGCCTTTCGGGACTCGGCTTGAGGATACTCTGCTGTGACAGGACGCCCCATTTATTAGCCAAGGCCAAACAAGGAGTCTTTGTGCTCAAGTCAGACAATTCCAGCATTTACCAGAAGGGGAAGGATCTGAGGCTGTCGGCTTGGTTCATTGCTTGATCCCTCTGTGACAGCGACATGTCTGTTTGTTTAGTATTTTGATCTCCACACAGTCAGATTCCTCCATATGACATGGAAgtattaactgttaaacattaaCGCTGCCTCTAATCGCACTGTGTCACTGATAACAGCACAGTAAATATGTCCTGAATGAAAAAATGAGCTTGTCAACGAGCAAACAGAAGTGTCTCTACgtaacaataaaacacaaccaCTATCTGCTACTTGCTGGTTGCTACATCTTCTTTGGtcaaacttttacattttgtccaggatttcacttctttcatGACGCACACTGTAACCCCCGTGtgactgatgactgatgactgatAAAGACGTTTGAAATAGAGTTTATAGCCCCTGATGAACTCCTGGTGGGTGTGCCTTGTGATAGCGGATTGTGGTGGACAGCAAATCTGTATCAAGCACATAATTGATTGCGCTGATGAATGATTTCAGAGAAGACTCACTGTTTTTAGAAGCTTATCTGAAGACTGAGCTACTCATTAGATAAAACATCATTTAGTGCAAGGTTGCATTGCAGTGTAGgttaatgtgacatgtgtgaCTTAATCAATCCCATGAGGCAGAGTTCAGCCTAAAATAAAAGTGTTGCTTTACAACTCGTCAGCCTCTAAATATGATACTGTTATAGATAAAAATCAAGCTCGCTATGCTACCTGAGAGATCACCACGTTCGCATGTGAAGGGTCCGGGTTCGGGTTGCTCTTGTCGTTGGCGATAGCGTTGATGCTGGTCAAAACAATGGAGTCCTTTTTCTCCAGTATGTCTCCGTTGTGCAGGGAGTTTTCTTGAGGCTGCTCTGAAGGAGTGAAGTGGCTGTGGCCGTGCTGAAGACAAGAGAGACAGCGGAGACAGAGGAC harbors:
- the LOC134000782 gene encoding probable N-acetyltransferase camello; translated protein: MENIQIRKYRDEDAEAVKEIFTLGMSEHVPSSFMHLLKQPLTQMVLMITFCALLTSSKSFLLPILAVTLLLAASRQFVAYMFNRYIDTSLKKDLNSIGDTYLKQKDSFFWVAESEGQVVGTVACLPAERAPECLELKRMSVRRSHRGMGIAKALCRTVVDFTRERGYPAVVLYTSVVQTDAQKLYEHMGYEKIREFVVPELVAKVMNFTLFEYRFCIKKDGKSD
- the slc39a8 gene encoding metal cation symporter ZIP8, which codes for MWCFNSFIACALVCITACHIVHVSERDGQGFLETILHYYGENKSISTENLEDLLLLLSARRPASIIYGNPLENKECPSADQILSQFGFSNVSQLTVGHLGKICPAVLTQVLLPSCPYSTPKSVPPLDYTVWGYGFLAVTVINLASLLGLLLIPFTKKSYFPKVLTYFIGLAIGTLFSNAVLQLIPEALGFDPKLDNYVGNAVGIFGGFYILFFMEKILKMALRVDHEHGHSHFTPSEQPQENSLHNGDILEKKDSIVLTSINAIANDKSNPNPDPSHANVVISQEVQVSNVMCHWLRGKHVSNIKTVAWMITLSDALHNFIDGLAIGASFTVSVLTGFSTSTAIVCEEFPHELGDFVILLNAGMTVPQAIFFNLLSAVSCYVGLVLGILLGSNFAPNAIFAIAGGMFLYIALADMFPEMDNIAKEQTKRSEKIIFFLIQNAGLLTGFTIILLITMFAGEINLG